The proteins below are encoded in one region of Lactuca sativa cultivar Salinas chromosome 3, Lsat_Salinas_v11, whole genome shotgun sequence:
- the LOC111908270 gene encoding uncharacterized mitochondrial protein AtMg00820-like has product MSLVEPRTTKEALMKPNLIIAMQEQPSEFKRNNVWKMVPKPKGHTIVDTRWVYKNKLDESGAVVRNKARMVAKGYSQLEGVDYDEMYAPVARNGINTHFLSIRCTLKHQSSSNGCKKCLSEWRTERGSLSTTTSRLQKSRIFRSLLQAGESNIWS; this is encoded by the coding sequence ATGTCTTTAGTCGAGCCTAGGACAACCAAAGAAGCACTTATGAAGCCTAACTTAATCATTGCAATGCAAGAACAACCATCTGAGTTTAAAAGAAACAATGTTTGGAAAATGGTACCGAAGCCAAAAGGCCATACAATCGTTGATACCAGATGGGTATACAAAAataagttagatgaatctggtgcggtggTGAGAAATAAAGCTCGTATGGTTGCCAAGgggtatagtcaacttgaaggtgttgactatgatgaaatgtATGCCCCTGTAGCAAGAAATGGAATCAATACGCATTTTCTTAGCATACGTTGCACACTAAAACATCAAAgctcatcaaatggatgtaaaaagtgcctttctgaatggagaactgaAAGAGGAAGTCTATCCACAACAACCTCCAGGCTTCAAAAGTCTAGAATTTTTAGATCATTGCTACAAGCTGGAGAAAGCAATATATGGTCTTAA